The following proteins are encoded in a genomic region of Clostridium kluyveri:
- a CDS encoding IS66 family transposase: MAANELLSHVICLKYQYALPLYRQETYFHMLGASISRQTMSNWMIDRSSIRI, encoded by the coding sequence ATGGCAGCAAACGAGCTATTAAGCCATGTCATATGTTTAAAATATCAATATGCACTGCCGTTATATAGGCAAGAAACCTATTTTCATATGCTTGGAGCTAGTATCTCAAGGCAAACCATGTCTAACTGGATGATAGATAGGAGCAGCATCAGAATTTGA
- the tnpB gene encoding IS66 family insertion sequence element accessory protein TnpB (TnpB, as the term is used for proteins encoded by IS66 family insertion elements, is considered an accessory protein, since TnpC, encoded by a neighboring gene, is a DDE family transposase.) yields the protein MLNIDKVDTVYLACGSTNLRKSIDGLTLIVQMELNLNPFDKTLFVFCNKQMDKLKMLHFDEGFWLYYYRLEKGRFKWPMTKEEALKVNIEELRWLLKGYEVRTVSKFKPIQEKNYY from the coding sequence ATGTTAAATATTGATAAGGTTGATACTGTATACTTAGCTTGTGGAAGCACAAATTTAAGAAAAAGTATAGATGGACTAACTCTTATTGTTCAAATGGAGCTTAATCTGAATCCTTTTGATAAAACTTTGTTTGTATTTTGCAATAAGCAGATGGATAAATTAAAAATGCTGCATTTTGATGAAGGGTTTTGGTTATATTACTATCGCTTAGAGAAGGGTAGGTTTAAGTGGCCAATGACAAAGGAAGAAGCTCTTAAAGTCAATATAGAGGAATTACGTTGGCTGTTAAAAGGATATGAGGTAAGGACTGTTTCAAAATTTAAACCCATTCAAGAAAAAAACTACTATTAG
- a CDS encoding IS66 family transposase, with amino-acid sequence MKDKLLESNYVQADETTVVVVDAKGNDSKAKKYMWLYKTGASENPVILYDYRLENNIKDNYYAKRYETRVEKISSNHRRFYKICGYRNS; translated from the coding sequence ATGAAAGATAAACTTTTAGAAAGTAACTATGTCCAGGCTGATGAAACAACTGTAGTTGTAGTTGATGCAAAAGGTAATGACTCTAAAGCTAAAAAGTATATGTGGCTTTACAAAACAGGTGCATCAGAGAATCCAGTTATACTCTATGACTACCGCTTAGAGAACAATATAAAGGATAATTATTATGCAAAGCGATATGAAACCAGGGTGGAAAAAATCAGCTCCAATCATCGAAGATTTTATAAAATATGTGGATATAGAAATAGCTAA
- a CDS encoding IS66 family transposase, whose translation MKPGWKKSAPIIEDFIKYVDIEIANALPKSPLGEAFAYSQKLLSSFRLFLTDGFLEIDNNASERCIKSFVLGRKIGFSIIRQGELEPVQLFTA comes from the coding sequence ATGAAACCAGGGTGGAAAAAATCAGCTCCAATCATCGAAGATTTTATAAAATATGTGGATATAGAAATAGCTAACGCACTACCTAAGAGTCCATTAGGTGAAGCTTTTGCTTATAGTCAAAAGCTCTTGTCTAGCTTTAGGTTATTCCTGACAGATGGCTTCCTGGAGATAGATAATAACGCCTCTGAGCGATGTATAAAATCCTTTGTTTTGGGAAGGAAAATTGGGTTCTCCATAATACGCCAAGGGGAGCTAGAGCCAGTGCAACTATTTACAGCGTGA
- a CDS encoding amidase domain-containing protein, producing the protein MYGSGFSNYNRSSAVSYMNSYWNIYNPSYTNHYPDDCCNFVSQILYSGGVPGSSSWYADSWCWIK; encoded by the coding sequence TTGTATGGAAGCGGATTCTCGAATTATAATAGAAGTAGTGCTGTTAGTTATATGAATTCATATTGGAATATTTATAACCCTAGTTACACAAATCATTATCCTGATGATTGCTGTAACTTTGTTTCCCAGATATTATATTCAGGCGGCGTACCAGGAAGTTCTTCATGGTATGCAGATTCATGGTGTTGGATTAAATAA
- a CDS encoding transposase domain-containing protein, with translation MYKILCFGKENWVLHNTPRGARASATIYSVIETAKANGLSVEKYLVYLMDVLSSLEDKDKNKDTLIKHMPWSKKLPMYVFLQNKDIHNSKS, from the coding sequence ATGTATAAAATCCTTTGTTTTGGGAAGGAAAATTGGGTTCTCCATAATACGCCAAGGGGAGCTAGAGCCAGTGCAACTATTTACAGCGTGATAGAAACAGCAAAAGCCAATGGTTTATCCGTAGAAAAGTACCTGGTGTACTTGATGGATGTGCTTTCAAGCTTAGAAGATAAAGATAAAAATAAGGACACGTTGATAAAACATATGCCTTGGTCCAAGAAACTCCCTATGTATGTGTTCCTTCAAAATAAAGATATTCATAATTCAAAGAGCTAA
- a CDS encoding DDE-type integrase/transposase/recombinase, with product MINLLFILLVGKPMFTPASDEPVKKEYRKLQVDKIPIFEIPEKLDYKVLLHNYFESHKKELTPVKPRKNKTIIPKEVKCPKCGAPHQYLYDNNGGRGQYLCKVCNTVFNPKNYFQKSVILKCPYCGKTLEKIKTRKDFYVHKCKNDECDFYKTNLASMTKKEREDFKNNPHNYKVRYITREFTFDYKPFSSKSPVKSKISLPKIMVSSHTLGLIMSYYVNYHMSSRQTASIMRDIHGIKISHQTVLNYADAVSHVVKPFVDNYNYELSNSFCGDETYIKVNGKWQYIFFFFDSVKKIILSYRVSPNRDTLSAVKALDDVLSKLKDIPKKLNFIVDGNPIYLLAQHFFASEDINFDITQVIGLTNNDDVSKEYRPLKQIIERLNRTFKGSYRTTCGFNSSDGSIAFVTLFAAYFNFLRTHSTLNHKVPVQIPVLQSLQTMPARWCKLVELAQDYCISQATS from the coding sequence ATGATTAACCTATTATTTATTCTTTTAGTTGGCAAACCCATGTTTACCCCTGCCTCTGACGAACCAGTAAAAAAGGAATATAGAAAGCTTCAGGTAGACAAAATACCTATATTTGAAATACCTGAAAAGCTTGATTATAAAGTTCTTCTACATAACTATTTTGAAAGTCACAAGAAAGAACTTACACCTGTTAAGCCACGTAAGAATAAAACTATCATTCCTAAAGAAGTTAAGTGTCCTAAATGTGGTGCTCCCCACCAGTATCTTTACGATAATAATGGTGGCAGAGGTCAATACCTTTGTAAGGTATGCAACACAGTATTTAACCCTAAAAATTATTTTCAAAAGTCCGTTATTTTAAAATGTCCTTACTGTGGTAAAACACTTGAAAAAATCAAAACTCGCAAGGACTTTTATGTGCATAAATGTAAGAATGATGAGTGTGATTTTTATAAAACCAATTTAGCTTCAATGACTAAAAAAGAAAGAGAAGACTTTAAAAATAACCCTCACAACTATAAAGTTAGATATATAACTAGGGAATTTACTTTTGACTATAAGCCTTTTAGCAGTAAAAGCCCTGTTAAATCTAAAATTAGTCTGCCTAAAATAATGGTTTCGTCTCATACTTTAGGATTAATTATGTCTTACTACGTAAACTACCATATGTCTTCAAGACAGACGGCTTCAATAATGAGGGATATTCACGGTATTAAAATATCTCATCAAACAGTTTTAAACTACGCTGATGCTGTATCCCATGTGGTAAAGCCCTTTGTTGATAACTACAATTATGAGTTATCTAATTCTTTTTGTGGTGATGAAACATACATAAAAGTTAACGGTAAATGGCAGTATATCTTCTTTTTCTTTGACTCTGTTAAGAAAATTATTCTTTCTTATAGAGTTTCACCAAATAGAGATACTCTTTCAGCAGTTAAAGCTTTAGACGACGTTTTATCAAAGCTTAAGGATATACCTAAAAAACTAAATTTCATTGTTGATGGTAATCCAATCTACTTGTTGGCACAACATTTTTTCGCAAGCGAAGACATTAACTTCGATATTACTCAAGTCATAGGTCTTACAAACAATGATGACGTTTCAAAGGAATACAGACCTTTAAAACAGATAATTGAACGTCTTAATAGAACCTTTAAAGGCAGTTATAGGACAACCTGTGGTTTTAATAGTTCAGATGGTTCTATAGCATTTGTAACATTATTTGCTGCATATTTTAATTTTCTAAGAACTCATTCAACACTTAATCATAAGGTTCCAGTTCAAATACCTGTACTTCAAAGTCTTCAAACCATGCCAGCTCGTTGGTGTAAGCTTGTTGAACTAGCTCAAGACTATTGTATATCACAGGCTACCTCCTAA
- a CDS encoding ABC transporter ATP-binding protein: MNIKIKNLYKKFRNREVLKNINYDFYEGYKYAIIGPNGSGKTMLLKALSGLIIPSQGSIYIDNKEMHKDFRFYESLGLIIETTKFYPNLTGYENLKLLASIRKKISDEHIIKTLKEINLLESKDQQVKKYSLGMIQRLAIGQAIMEEPKILLLDEPTIALDDDSRDMLFNILDQFKRKNKIIIVATNEKHDLKDKYDKFVLISDGEIKRSGDINDY, from the coding sequence ATGAATATAAAAATAAAAAATTTATATAAAAAATTTAGAAATAGAGAAGTTCTAAAAAATATAAACTATGATTTTTATGAAGGATATAAATATGCCATTATAGGTCCTAATGGGAGTGGAAAAACAATGTTGTTAAAAGCATTAAGCGGACTAATAATCCCATCCCAAGGAAGTATATACATAGATAACAAAGAAATGCATAAAGATTTTAGATTCTATGAATCTTTAGGATTAATTATTGAAACTACAAAATTTTATCCAAATTTAACTGGATATGAAAATTTAAAATTATTAGCGTCAATCAGGAAAAAGATATCAGATGAACATATTATAAAAACACTAAAAGAAATTAATTTGTTAGAATCAAAAGACCAACAAGTTAAAAAATATTCATTAGGTATGATTCAAAGATTAGCTATTGGACAAGCAATAATGGAGGAACCTAAAATTTTATTATTGGATGAACCAACAATAGCACTAGATGATGATTCAAGAGATATGCTATTTAATATATTAGATCAGTTTAAAAGAAAAAATAAAATAATAATTGTTGCTACAAATGAAAAACATGATTTAAAAGATAAATATGATAAGTTCGTTTTAATTTCTGATGGGGAAATAAAGAGAAGTGGTGATATTAATGATTACTAA
- the tnpA gene encoding IS66 family insertion sequence element accessory protein TnpA produces MEMNSNEETWKELLEKFSFYQGTVTDYCKENNISKSQFYYYRKKFNKEIKTTFHAVKINPEISQLQKEKNNDGENNSIKIELGRASIYIPWENATLLSVVFKELLRSC; encoded by the coding sequence ATGGAAATGAACTCTAATGAAGAGACTTGGAAAGAACTTTTAGAAAAATTTTCTTTTTACCAGGGAACTGTCACTGATTACTGCAAAGAAAATAATATAAGCAAAAGTCAATTCTATTACTATAGAAAAAAATTTAACAAGGAAATCAAAACAACATTTCATGCAGTAAAGATTAACCCTGAAATTTCACAACTTCAAAAAGAAAAAAATAATGATGGAGAAAACAACAGCATTAAAATTGAGCTCGGTAGAGCTAGTATCTATATTCCTTGGGAAAATGCCACTTTATTATCAGTAGTATTTAAGGAACTCTTAAGATCATGTTAA